CTCGCGCACCTGGCGCTTCCTGAAATTGTCAAAATCGGCCATCAGCCGCGCATAGCGGTCCTTGACGGCGGCCAGCTCAGCGACCAGCGGATCAGGCGGCGGCGCTGACTCCTGAGCGGTCGCCGGTTCCACGGCCGGCTCATCCGCAGCAACGGCTGCGGCCGCCTGCCCGTTGGTCACGGCAGCCGCATCGGCATCGGTGGATTGCTCTTCCTGAATCGCCGTTGATTCGTGTCCCTGATTCTTTTTCTTCGATGAAAACATGGTTGACCTGAGTCTCCTGAGTGTCGAATGAGGCAGACATGATACGGCGAATCACGCGGGGCGTCAAACACTCAAAATTTCTTAGTGGTCAGAGGCTCGATGAGGTCCGCTTTTGGAGCGGGGTTTCTGGGGAGGCGCGTGCAAAACCTCCTTCGTCGGTTCTGCACGCGCAGTATTCAGAAGCCAGTATTCAGAATTCAGTTCGTAAACCCTGTATATTTGCATGGTTGACAATCTGTTAGGAACGGTCTATCGTTAGCGTTTTTTCACCTACCCGGAGTTCAGTGATATGCACCTACTACGTGTGATTCTCGGTTGCTTCGCCATGGGGTTGGTTGGGTCTGTCAGAGCGGAGGCCGACGCGGTGACCGAGTGGGCGATCGCGGTGGAGGGACGGCTGTTGCGGGAGATTTCGCTGGCGGATGACGCCTGGACCGTCGTGCCGCTGCTGGAGACGCTGCCCGAAGTCTCCGTGCGCAACCAGGGCTTCGGAGGTGCGCAGACCGACATCAGCGTCCGCGGCGGCGCATTCAATTCCAGCGGGCTGCTGCTCGGCGGGCTGGCCTTACGCAATCCGCAGACCGAGCATTTTCAATGCGACCTGTCGGTTCCGGACGGAACGTTCCGCGTCCCGGACGTGCTGACCGGCCTGGAGCGGTTCGCCGTTTCATCCGGGCATCCGTCTGGGGCGGTGGCGCTCGATTTCGCTGAGATTGAGGTGGGCGGACTCGCTGCGGCGGGCATCGGCGAGGCGGGACACCAACTGGCGCGCATCCGCCACGGCACGCGTTGGAGCGATGGTGGGGCGTCGTTCGGGGTCGCAGGATTCGCCGGAGCAGACCGGACGGACCGGACGGACGGGCAGCCTGACAACTTTCTGCGGCGCTGGACTTACGGGGGGCGCGGGGACATCCTGACCGACGCGGGGCGATTCGATCTGCTCGCCGTCGGCACGGTCCGGGAATTCGGCGCGCGCGGCTTTTACGGCACGCCTCTGGGTCTCCCCTCGGAAGAGCGGGTGGAGGATACGCTCATTCTGGCCGGAATCAGCGGCGGCGACCGCTCCGAGGACCGGGCCGGCCGGCTGACCGCCGCGTTCCGCCGGACCGAAGACGCCTACTGGTACCGGGGCAAGCCGGCGGGCAATCCGAGTCGCCACGTCTCGGATGTCTGGGCGCTGCACGGCGATGGCGTGCTCCCTCTGGACGGCGGGTTCCGATTGGCGGCGCGTGGCGATGCGACGGCCGAGCAGGTCACCAGCCGGAGTTTGGGCGACCATGAGCGGGGGCAGCTCTCGGTGGCGGTGTTGCCGGGCTGGCGGCGCGGC
This region of Lentisphaerota bacterium genomic DNA includes:
- a CDS encoding TonB-dependent receptor — encoded protein: MHLLRVILGCFAMGLVGSVRAEADAVTEWAIAVEGRLLREISLADDAWTVVPLLETLPEVSVRNQGFGGAQTDISVRGGAFNSSGLLLGGLALRNPQTEHFQCDLSVPDGTFRVPDVLTGLERFAVSSGHPSGAVALDFAEIEVGGLAAAGIGEAGHQLARIRHGTRWSDGGASFGVAGFAGADRTDRTDGQPDNFLRRWTYGGRGDILTDAGRFDLLAVGTVREFGARGFYGTPLGLPSEERVEDTLILAGISGGDRSEDRAGRLTAAFRRTEDAYWYRGKPAGNPSRHVSDVWALHGDGVLPLDGGFRLAARGDATAEQVTSRSLGDHERGQLSVAVLPGWRRGAWELTAGGAVEGCSDDRPAWLPAAGAVWRPTEAQQVFLSYSEAVRQPSYTEYNYNNPSSLGNRGLDRQHTRMTEAGWRGSWNDIAGGITAFAERGQNVVDWVRLLPADTVYRAVNLNTVDSSGLTADAVVAVDSSLDLLLSGTLLRKTCDAPIYASRYALDYPEQHLRLDVRWKPTQVWDVRIWQGIGRMAENPLRRDGRTRVDAGGEIRWRVPQLTDLSLALGIANLWNSRFETYAGQPQAGRRVYTVVDYRW